From a single Nicotiana tomentosiformis chromosome 2, ASM39032v3, whole genome shotgun sequence genomic region:
- the LOC104106958 gene encoding zinc finger CCCH domain-containing protein 44 isoform X3 produces the protein MYVKEKLSLTLGELIQAKNPCKESDAIAKRQRLPFGYRVALDGKGTMGNSFDNLELKKPKQSLEPPCKDPPSTENRTIAEPESLSVAGGTPQLELTQPIELELQSKDSSETEEAGTSMGISLTGRMEWASKELLELVAHIKNGDTSALSHSDVQALLLEYIKRNNLRDPRQKSQIICDSRLKSLFGKPRVGHIEMLKLLEFHFLIKEGSQKSAFIPAGIVGTVTSHVEADDNIDSSFLKNKTKKRKSRRNSEEKLVQINLDEYGAIDAHNINLIYLRRNLMESLIEDMEMFHGRVIGSVVRIRISSNNQKQEMYRLVPVIGTSKALIPYKIGDKTADVLLVVLNLNKKEALAIESISNQNFSEDECRRLRQIIKCGLVKRLTIGEIQKKAMELRAVKLNDSLEEEVLRLIHLRDRASENGRKKELRECVEKLELLKTPEERRRRLLAIPEVRADPNMDPNYESEEDAGASDFKKQVEYEGPRYTRFNRSQDKLVSSRRKAKEGSMPCKMSEKREAHGNNILKKLGNQDTACLAVDRSASETSIASLSTVNSTSTNISETDNLWHYRDPSGRKQGPFSVMQLRKWNKSGLFPPDMRIWTDDEHDDSVFLTNALKGLFHKAPRPHDEISHQSQELGAASVSSSAGACKSATGTGRECGEREVPWHLRIINNHSNGNTGTTRMDGLSSSVPKSLDLNNSYSYKPRPSSPVPSSSHGNVHGDPPHGKRCHEIFQSSTGHMVQDSSGSTISQISDGRNHSMLFNSQRNLGQSSGQNWGSLTSNRSSVNIDSGYSFASVTESSDSLEQKGIKNYPDLPSPTPQTSYADVEAQAAENLLSFSSVVPVCASNVQDLPSPTPKLKDEAPVGQAAADKESFPSSFTVQHSGPSWSSASSLVISGAQLPEIANGWGGCSPAVRPSVDSDLVSDSSLKPAQAVCDRVDAPISDANQLDRNSSSHPISNCSDWRASFDEPIEFSTLDEESVSDLLAEVDAMESQNQSGMASPTSAMRCSEEMIPVCTSDWFSSIEELTRTPDPAKSDALSFTEDIQLPCQSSLTDELAGASQAVVFDPLKRSNGSSSSSSEGETKSADVSFSQGEAGSNVPNPLPRAKKLQLQ, from the exons ATGTACGTAAAAGAAAAGCTATCATTAACATTAGGTGAACTAATTCAAGCTAAAAATCCATGCAAAGAATCAGATGCAATTGCTAAGAGACAGCGACTACCTTTTGGTTATCGTGTTGCCCTCGATGGAAAAGGTACTATGGGCAACTCTTTTGACAATTTGGAGCTGAAGAAACCCAAACAATCGCTAGAGCCACCTTGCAAGGATCCTCCAAGCACTGAAAACCGAACAATTGCTGAGCCTGAAAGTTTAAGTGTTGCTGGCGGTACTCCACAGTTGGAGCTAACACAGCCCATAGAACTAGAGTTACAGAGTAAAGATTCTTCGGAGACAGAAGAAGCAGGCACCAGCATGGGGATATCTTTGACTGGACGCATGGAATGGGCATCCAAAGAGCTTTTGGAGCTTGTTGCACACATAAAAAATGGTGATACTTCTGCTTTATCTCATTCTGATGTGCAGGCATTATTACTAGAGTACATTAAGAGAAATAATCTTCGAGATCCTCGCCAGAAAAGTCAAATAATTTGTGATTCGAGGCTCAAAAGTCTTTTTGGAAAACCTCGTGTTGGCCACATAGAAATGCTAAAGCTTCTTGAGTTTCACTTTCTGATAAAGGAGGGTTCGCAGAAGAGTGCTTTTATACCGGCTGGAATTGTTGGAACTGTTACTAGCCATGTGGAAGCTGATGACAATATTGATAGCTCATTCTTGAAAAATAAAACTAAGAAACGTAAATCTCGTAGAAACTCTGAAGAAAAATTGGTGCAGATTAATCTAGATGAATATGGTGCAATTGATGCTCACAATATCAATCTCATATATTTGCGGCGTAATTTGATGGAGAGTCTCATTGAAGATATGGAAATGTTCCACGGCAGAGTTATTGGCTCAGTTGTCCGTATAAGAATATCTAGTAACAATCAGAAGCAAGAAATGTACAGGCTTGTCCCTGTTATAG GTACAAGCAAGGCACTTATTCCATACAAGATTGGGGATAAGACAGCTGATGTACTTCTTGTAGTATTAAACTTAAACAAGAAAGAGGCTCTAGCTATTGAGTCTATTTCAAATCAAAATTTCTCTGAG GATGAATGCAGAAGATTACGTCAGATTATAAAATGTGGGCTTGTAAAGCGGCTGACGATA GGTGAGATACAGAAGAAAGCAATGGAACTCCGCGCTGTAAAACTCAATGAT TCTCTGGAAGAAGAGGTACTGCGGCTCATCCATCTTCGTGATCGAGCAAGTGAGAATGGGCGTAAAAAAGA GCTCAGAGAATGTGTAGAGAAATTAGAGCTTCTGAAGACGCCTGAGGAGCGCCGGAGGAGGCTACTCGCAATTCCAGAAGTGCGTGCTGATCCAAATATGGATCCTAATTACGAATCTGAAGAAGATGCTGGTGCATCCGACTTCAAGAAACAAG TTGAATATGAGGGGCCAAGATACACTAGATTTAATAGAAGCCAAGACAAGCTTGTTTCTTCACGGAGGAAAG CTAAAGAGGGATCTATGCCATGTAAAATGAGTGAGAAAAGAGAGGCCCATGGAAATAATATCTTGAAGAAGCTAGGAAATCAAGATACTGCATGTCTGGCTGTGGATAGGTCTGCATCTGAAACTTCAATTGCGAGCCTCTCTACAGTGAACTCAACATCCACTAACATTAGTGAAACAGACAATCTTTGGCATTACCGTGACCCTAGTGGTAGAAAACAAGGACCATTTTCAGTGATGCAGTTGAGGAAGTGGAATAAGTCGGGGCTTTTCCCACCTGATATGAGGATATGGACAGATGATGAGCATGATGACTCAGTATTTTTAACTAATGCACTAAAGGGGCTGTTCCATAAAGCCCCTCGGCCGCATGATGAGATATCACACCAGTCTCAGGAGCTTGGTGCTGCTTCTGTAAGCAGTAGTGCTGGTGCGTGTAAAAGTGCAACTGGAACAGGGAGAGAATGTGGAGAGAGGGAGGTACCTTGGCACCTCCGTATTATAAATAACCATTCTAATGGTAACACCGGCACTACAAGGATGGATGGATTATCCTCATCTGTTCCAAAATCTTTGGATTTGAATAACTCTTATTCTTACAAACCCCGACCATCCAGTCCAGTCCCTTCATCCAGTCATGGGAACGTGCATGGAGATCCTCCACATGGGAAAAGATGCCATGAAATTTTTCAGTCCAGTACCGGTCATATGGTCCAGGACTCAAGTGGAAGCACAATATCCCAAATATCTGATGGCCGCAACCATAGTATGCTATTCAACAGTCAGAGGAATTTAGGACAGTCGTCTGGACAGAACTGGGGATCCTTAACCAGTAATAGAAGTTCGGTTAACATAGATTCTGGATATAGTTTTGCTTCAGTTACTGAGTCAAGTGATTCATTGGAACAGAAAGGTATCAAGAATTATCCAGATCTGCCCAGTCCTACCCCACAAACAAGCTATGCCGATGTTGAAGCTCAGGCTGCTGAAAATCTGCTTTCTTTTAGTTCGGTTGTTCCAGTTTGTGCTTCAAATGTCCAGGATTTACCAAGTCCTACTCCAAAATTGAAAGACGAAGCTCCAGTTGGGCAGGCAGCAGCGGACAAAGAATCTTTTCCTTCTAGTTTTACTGTTCAGCATTCAGGCCCTAGCTGGAGCAGTGCTTCTAGTTTAGTGATCAGTGGGGCCCAGCTTCCTGAAATAGCTAATGGATGGGGTGGATGTTCACCAGCTGTGAGACCATCTGTGGACTCTGATCTTGTATCTGATTCTTCGCTGAAACCAGCTCAAGCAGTGTGTGATCGTGTCGACGCACCTATTTCTGATGCCAACCAACTCGATCGTAATTCCTCATCTCATCCAATCTCAAACTGTTCCGATTGGCGAGCATCCTTTGACGAGCCAATTGAGTTCAGCACTTTAGATGAGGAATCAGTGTCAGATCTATTAGCTGAAGTCGATGCAATGGAATCTCAAAATCAAAGTGGTATGGCTTCACCAACCTCAGCCATGAGGTGCAGTGAGGAGATGATACCTGTGTGCACTAGTGACTGGTTCAGCTCTATTGAGGAGCTGACTCGCACGCCTGATCCCGCAAAAAGTGATGCCTTGAGCTTCACTGAAGATATTCAATTACCTTGTCAATCCTCTCTGACAGATGAACTAGCGGGGGCATCACAGGCTGTTGTATTTGATCCTTTAAAGAGGTCTAACGGGAGTTCATCTTCTAGCAGCGAGGGAGAAACAAAGTCGGCTGATGTTTCCTTTTCCCAGGGAGAAGCTGGGTCCAACGTACCTAACCCTCTACCACGAGCCAAGAAACTGCAGCTTCAGTGA